A DNA window from Zingiber officinale cultivar Zhangliang chromosome 3A, Zo_v1.1, whole genome shotgun sequence contains the following coding sequences:
- the LOC122051487 gene encoding cytochrome b561 domain-containing protein At2g30890-like → MTNEPNPVKLTPELSIHITIHGFLLWTSVGFLMPLGVVIIRMTEGVKSIRMVKVLFYTHVTVQILALLLATVAAVLSLINFENSFNNTHQKIGLVLYGLIWIQPLIAFVRPRRGIRFRSLWYLMHWLLGTGVCVMGIANIFIGLHTFHERTSISVSLWAALFTAEVSFMAFLYLLQHRWQYMMRQGVTQDEQIAPTSHASPTSNQKEMLVMP, encoded by the exons ATGACCAACGAACCTAATCCTGTGAAG CTGACGCCAGAGCTATCTATCCATATCACAATTCATGGATTCTTGCTCTGGACTTCAGTCGGTTTCTTAATGCCACTGGGAGTAGTCATTATCAGAATGACAGAGGGTGTTAAGTCAATTAGAATGGTTAAGGTTTTGTTCTACACTCATGTCACTGTTCAG ATTCTAGCACTGCTACTTGCTACTGTTGCAGCTGTTCTATCACTCATCAACTTTGAGAACTCCTTCAACAATACTCATCAGAAGATTGGGTTAGTTCTATATGGACTCATTTGGATTCAACCTCTGATTGCTTTTGTGAGGCCTAGAAG AGGTATAAGGTTCAGGAGTTTGTGGTACTTGATGCACTGGCTGCTTGGAACTGGAGTTTGTGTAATGGGGATAGCAAACATCTTCATTGGCCTGCACACCTTCCATGAGAGAACCTCAATAAGTGTAAGCTTGTGGGCGGCCCTCTTCACTGCAGAGGTCTCATTCATGGCCTTCCTCTACCTCCTGCAACACAGATGGCAGTATATGATGAGGCAGGGAGTTACTCAAGATGAGCAAATTGCACCCACCAGCCATGCTTCTCCAACTAGCAACCAGAAAGAGATGTTAGTGATGCCCTAG